One genomic region from Microcystis panniformis FACHB-1757 encodes:
- a CDS encoding Rpn family recombination-promoting nuclease/putative transposase: protein MKTDSIFYRLFQTFPESFFDLLNLPPETVNHYQFSSLEVKQLAFRLDGVFLPDNLNDPIYFVEVQFQKDQRFYSRFFSEIFLYFHQSESNNNWQGVIIYPHREIENSPKSRYQEFFESGRVNCYYLNQLGEGDSLGVKVLQLIVESEPNTLAQGKELIQQVRRQFQESLKRQDILELIETILIYKLPKLNRKEIEKMFSLSDLRETKVYQEALEEGREEGREEGREEGREEGELSAKKSLILLQLNLKLGSIPLKLEQKIKQLNPNQLDNLALALLNFSDLEDLHQWLN, encoded by the coding sequence GTGAAAACGGACAGTATTTTCTATCGTCTCTTTCAGACTTTTCCTGAAAGTTTCTTTGATTTGCTCAATCTTCCCCCGGAAACCGTCAATCATTATCAATTTTCCTCCCTAGAAGTTAAACAACTCGCTTTTCGTTTAGATGGGGTCTTTCTTCCCGATAACCTTAATGATCCGATTTACTTTGTTGAGGTACAATTTCAAAAAGATCAACGGTTTTACTCCCGCTTTTTTAGTGAAATATTTCTCTATTTTCATCAGAGTGAGAGTAATAACAATTGGCAAGGGGTAATCATTTATCCTCATCGGGAAATTGAAAATAGTCCCAAATCTCGTTATCAAGAATTCTTTGAGTCAGGCCGGGTTAACTGTTATTATCTGAATCAATTAGGTGAGGGGGATTCTCTGGGGGTAAAAGTGTTACAATTAATTGTGGAATCGGAACCAAACACCTTAGCGCAAGGAAAAGAACTGATTCAACAGGTTAGACGACAATTCCAGGAGTCTTTAAAAAGACAGGACATTCTAGAATTAATCGAGACAATTCTCATTTATAAATTGCCCAAATTAAACCGTAAGGAGATAGAAAAAATGTTTAGTTTAAGTGATTTAAGAGAAACTAAAGTCTATCAAGAAGCTTTAGAGGAAGGCAGAGAGGAAGGCAGAGAGGAAGGCAGAGAAGAAGGCAGAGAGGAAGGAGAATTATCCGCTAAAAAAAGCCTGATTTTGCTTCAGCTAAATTTAAAACTAGGTTCTATTCCTTTAAAGTTAGAACAAAAAATTAAACAGTTAAATCCTAATCAATTGGATAATTTAGCCCTTGCTTTATTGAATTTTTCGGATTTGGAAGATTTGCACCAATGGTTAAATTAA
- the cobT gene encoding nicotinate mononucleotide-dependent phosphoribosyltransferase CobT: MIKIYTEIEQGQNWLERHQKSSPIFALVLGFTETGLIPGISTAGATPEDRKYTAIADAEFIVKGVSPHPRYPLPPLTVGASPAYITRAVVEKLAIPVLVFNAGLPLPPAVDYIELGGQPARCLSTGCALDIPIVKHLFAQGLTWGEKLARESSYLIIGECVVGGTTTALAILTGLGYRANGKVNSSHPQCNHAQKRAIVEQGLAQKEIFDPFEVIAALGDPQQIFVAGMAIAASGQGGVLLAGGTQMLAVSALIQALVAKYAYPVNWENIIVGTTRWVAEDKTGDTVGLARLIGKIPLLATKLDFSASKYPVLQAYEQGFVKEGVGAGGSAIAAYLYQNWTNQDLVKAIENLIGFQLNC, translated from the coding sequence ATGATTAAAATTTACACGGAAATCGAACAGGGGCAAAATTGGTTAGAGCGCCATCAAAAATCTTCTCCGATATTTGCCCTAGTTTTGGGGTTTACCGAGACGGGATTAATCCCCGGAATCTCCACCGCCGGCGCTACCCCGGAAGATAGAAAATATACAGCGATCGCCGATGCCGAATTTATCGTTAAAGGAGTTTCACCCCATCCCCGTTATCCCTTACCCCCCCTAACGGTGGGAGCCTCCCCTGCCTATATTACCCGCGCCGTAGTGGAAAAATTAGCCATTCCCGTCCTCGTTTTTAACGCCGGTTTACCCTTGCCCCCGGCCGTCGATTATATCGAACTAGGGGGACAACCGGCCCGTTGTCTCTCCACTGGCTGCGCCCTAGATATCCCCATAGTAAAACACCTGTTCGCCCAAGGACTAACCTGGGGAGAAAAATTAGCCCGGGAGTCTAGTTATCTAATTATCGGCGAGTGTGTGGTCGGTGGCACCACCACCGCCCTCGCCATCCTCACCGGATTGGGTTATCGAGCCAACGGCAAAGTTAACAGCAGCCACCCCCAGTGCAATCATGCCCAGAAACGGGCAATAGTTGAGCAGGGATTAGCCCAAAAAGAAATTTTTGATCCTTTTGAGGTAATCGCCGCACTAGGCGATCCTCAGCAGATTTTCGTCGCTGGCATGGCAATCGCCGCCAGTGGGCAGGGTGGGGTACTCCTCGCTGGAGGAACCCAAATGTTAGCCGTTTCTGCTCTAATTCAAGCTCTAGTGGCTAAATATGCCTATCCAGTTAACTGGGAAAATATCATCGTCGGCACAACTCGCTGGGTAGCGGAAGATAAAACGGGGGATACGGTGGGATTAGCCCGCCTGATCGGAAAAATACCCCTATTAGCCACAAAATTAGATTTTTCCGCCTCTAAATACCCAGTTTTGCAAGCTTATGAACAAGGTTTCGTCAAGGAAGGAGTCGGAGCCGGAGGATCAGCGATCGCCGCTTATCTGTACCAGAATTGGACTAATCAAGATTTGGTCAAAGCGATCGAAAATTTAATCGGGTTTCAACTAAACTGTTGA
- a CDS encoding LL-diaminopimelate aminotransferase, which produces MNNLTLANRLQALQSNVFADMDRAKAASREAGNTIIDLSLGSSDLGAAPHVVDAIERSLHDPHTHGYLLHNGTRDFRITAANWYSDRFGVPIDPETEVLPLIGSQEGTAHLPLALLNPGDFALLLDPGYPSHLGGVALAGGQIYGMPILAKNDFLPVLEDIPELVLAQSKLMVLSYPHNPTTAIAPLAFFQKAVDFCRQHNLVLIHDFPYLDIFFAGTSPPPSILQADRAKTNSIEFFTFSKSYNMGGFRIGFAIGNPQLIMALRQIKAMVDFNQYLGILNGAIAALTGNQDSVKETVAIFQKRRDVFINALNRIGWPVATPAATMYVWAKIPPSWPGNSVDFCRQLVAQTGVAVSPGSGFGKGGEGYVRFALVHDPDILEAAVEKIGAFLG; this is translated from the coding sequence ATGAATAACTTAACCCTAGCAAACCGCTTACAGGCACTACAATCCAACGTTTTTGCCGATATGGATCGGGCAAAAGCTGCCAGTAGAGAAGCGGGTAATACCATTATCGATCTTTCGCTCGGTTCCTCCGATCTTGGGGCTGCTCCCCATGTTGTCGATGCTATTGAGCGATCTCTCCACGATCCTCACACGCACGGCTATTTACTCCATAATGGGACCAGAGACTTCCGAATAACTGCCGCTAACTGGTATAGTGATCGCTTTGGTGTTCCCATCGATCCAGAAACGGAGGTTTTACCCCTAATTGGTTCTCAGGAAGGCACGGCCCATCTACCTTTGGCCCTTCTCAATCCCGGAGATTTTGCCCTACTCCTCGATCCAGGTTATCCCTCCCATTTGGGCGGTGTTGCCCTTGCCGGCGGTCAAATCTACGGGATGCCAATTTTGGCAAAAAATGACTTTCTGCCGGTTTTAGAGGACATTCCTGAGCTAGTGCTGGCACAATCGAAGCTGATGGTCTTGAGTTATCCCCATAATCCCACTACAGCGATCGCACCTTTGGCATTTTTCCAAAAAGCGGTTGATTTTTGCCGTCAGCATAATTTAGTTTTAATCCACGATTTTCCCTATCTAGACATCTTTTTTGCGGGAACATCGCCTCCCCCGTCAATTTTACAGGCCGATCGAGCTAAAACTAATTCGATCGAGTTTTTTACCTTTTCCAAGTCCTATAATATGGGCGGTTTTCGCATCGGTTTCGCCATTGGCAACCCGCAGTTAATTATGGCTTTGCGACAGATTAAAGCCATGGTTGATTTTAATCAGTATTTGGGCATTCTTAACGGTGCGATCGCCGCTTTAACTGGTAATCAAGATTCGGTCAAAGAAACCGTCGCTATCTTCCAAAAACGCCGGGATGTGTTTATTAATGCCCTAAATCGCATCGGTTGGCCGGTTGCCACTCCGGCCGCTACTATGTACGTTTGGGCGAAAATTCCCCCCAGTTGGCCGGGTAATTCCGTCGATTTTTGTCGGCAATTGGTGGCCCAAACTGGTGTCGCTGTTTCCCCCGGTTCCGGTTTTGGTAAGGGTGGTGAGGGGTATGTGCGTTTTGCCTTAGTTCACGATCCCGATATTCTAGAGGCTGCCGTGGAGAAAATTGGGGCTTTTTTGGGATAA
- a CDS encoding Rpn family recombination-promoting nuclease/putative transposase, whose protein sequence is MLLLYHAHTEPRRASSLEVKQLAFRLDGVFLPDNLNDPIYFVEVQFQKDQRFYSRFFSEIFLYFHQSESNNNWQGVIIYPHREIENSPKSRYQEFFESGRVNCYYLNQLGEGDSLGVKVLQLIVESEPNTLAQGKELIQQVRRQFQESLKRQDILELIETILIYKLPKLNRKEIEAMFSLSDLRETKVYQEALEEGREEGREEGREEGELSAKKSLILRQLNLKLGSITLKLEQKIKQLNPNQLDNLALALLDFSDLEDLHQWLN, encoded by the coding sequence GTGTTACTATTATACCATGCTCACACAGAACCTAGAAGAGCCTCCTCCCTAGAAGTTAAACAACTCGCTTTTCGTTTAGATGGGGTCTTTCTTCCCGATAACCTTAATGATCCGATTTACTTTGTTGAGGTACAATTTCAAAAAGATCAACGGTTTTACTCCCGCTTTTTTAGTGAAATATTTCTCTATTTTCATCAGAGTGAGAGTAATAACAATTGGCAAGGGGTAATCATTTATCCTCATCGGGAAATTGAAAATAGTCCCAAATCTCGTTATCAAGAATTCTTTGAGTCAGGCCGGGTTAACTGTTATTATCTGAATCAATTAGGTGAGGGGGATTCTCTGGGGGTAAAAGTGTTACAATTAATTGTGGAATCGGAACCAAACACCTTAGCGCAAGGAAAAGAACTGATTCAACAGGTTAGACGACAATTCCAGGAGTCTTTAAAAAGACAGGACATTCTAGAATTAATCGAGACAATTCTCATTTATAAATTGCCCAAATTAAACCGTAAGGAGATAGAAGCTATGTTTAGTTTAAGTGATCTAAGAGAAACTAAAGTCTATCAAGAAGCTTTAGAGGAAGGTAGAGAGGAAGGTAGAGAGGAAGGCAGAGAGGAAGGAGAATTATCCGCTAAAAAAAGCCTAATTTTGCGTCAGCTAAACTTAAAACTAGGTTCTATTACTTTAAAGTTAGAACAAAAAATTAAACAGTTAAATCCTAATCAACTGGATAATTTAGCTCTTGCTTTATTGGACTTTTCGGATTTGGAAGATTTGCACCAATGGTTAAATTAA
- a CDS encoding ISL3 family transposase, with the protein MWINFDQLLDLPNATVVNYQKIAQTIFLKLALLNETIECPNCHQTLDRINQTEYNLVRDLSILGNPVYLEVPRRQFHCQKCQKYISERLSFMRLRQHHTIRYESMIYERVKNCSIEEISREEGLGWSEVELIFNHCAKELEKEEWEAPERISLDEFSNLKGHKDFITTVVDMDKKILLDVIKGHKQEELMEALKAQPDAVREKVKEVSVDMWSGFTAVIKELFPNAKIIYDRFHVMAIINDELNKLRKLMGVHEKGLPHLLWKNKEDLKDEQKQQLEVILKEHPCLGIAWEMKEEIRQIYQSSRTFRGAERKLEKWIRIGGILYESSARMIQKHLPGICNYFENQTTNGLIEGMNTKIKLIKRMSYGFTNFEHLRLKLFACFNS; encoded by the coding sequence ATGTGGATAAATTTTGATCAACTCCTCGATTTACCAAATGCAACAGTGGTCAATTATCAAAAAATTGCTCAGACAATTTTCCTAAAGCTTGCTCTTTTAAATGAAACAATTGAATGTCCGAATTGCCATCAAACCTTAGACAGAATCAATCAGACAGAGTATAATCTAGTCAGAGACTTGTCAATATTAGGTAATCCAGTATATTTAGAAGTACCACGCCGTCAGTTTCATTGTCAAAAGTGCCAAAAGTATATCAGCGAAAGACTGAGTTTTATGAGATTAAGACAGCATCATACAATTCGCTATGAATCGATGATTTATGAGAGAGTAAAAAATTGTAGCATCGAAGAAATAAGTCGAGAAGAAGGGTTAGGATGGTCAGAAGTTGAGTTAATATTTAATCACTGTGCTAAAGAACTAGAAAAGGAAGAGTGGGAAGCACCAGAACGAATAAGCTTAGATGAATTTAGTAACTTAAAAGGACATAAAGATTTCATAACAACGGTCGTAGATATGGACAAGAAAATTTTACTAGATGTGATTAAAGGACATAAGCAAGAAGAATTAATGGAAGCCTTAAAAGCACAGCCAGACGCAGTTCGGGAGAAAGTGAAAGAAGTGAGCGTCGATATGTGGTCAGGATTTACAGCAGTGATCAAGGAATTATTTCCCAATGCTAAAATCATCTATGACCGTTTTCATGTAATGGCTATCATCAATGACGAGCTTAATAAATTGAGAAAGTTAATGGGGGTGCATGAAAAAGGATTACCTCATTTATTATGGAAGAATAAAGAGGACTTAAAGGACGAGCAAAAACAACAACTAGAAGTTATCTTAAAAGAACATCCATGCTTAGGAATAGCCTGGGAAATGAAAGAAGAAATTAGACAAATTTATCAAAGTAGTAGAACGTTCAGAGGTGCTGAGAGAAAATTGGAAAAATGGATAAGAATAGGCGGGATATTATATGAAAGTAGTGCCAGGATGATCCAGAAGCATTTGCCAGGTATTTGTAATTACTTTGAAAATCAGACAACCAACGGATTAATTGAGGGAATGAATACCAAAATAAAGCTTATTAAAAGAATGAGTTATGGATTTACCAATTTTGAACATCTTCGACTTAAGCTGTTTGCTTGCTTTAATTCATAA
- the accB gene encoding acetyl-CoA carboxylase biotin carboxyl carrier protein: MTIDYNEIRELIKTLAATDISEFSLKSADLELNIRKGTVNTALGPLAAPLPVVTAPVAPPVVAAGPTPAPETPTPEPVAAAVDKKWLAITSPMVGTFYRAPAPDEPSFVEKNDRVRVGQTVCIIEAMKLMNEIEAEVAGQIVEIAVANGEPVEFGQTLMWVNPE; the protein is encoded by the coding sequence GTGACTATTGATTACAACGAAATTCGAGAACTGATCAAAACATTGGCAGCCACGGATATCAGTGAATTTAGCCTGAAAAGTGCAGATTTGGAGCTAAATATCCGCAAAGGAACCGTTAATACTGCCCTTGGTCCTCTCGCCGCTCCCTTGCCGGTGGTGACGGCCCCGGTCGCCCCTCCAGTGGTAGCGGCAGGCCCCACCCCGGCCCCAGAAACCCCCACTCCCGAACCCGTGGCCGCCGCTGTTGATAAAAAATGGCTGGCGATTACCTCTCCCATGGTCGGCACTTTTTATCGCGCTCCCGCTCCCGATGAACCCTCTTTCGTGGAAAAAAACGATCGAGTCCGGGTCGGACAAACGGTCTGTATCATCGAAGCGATGAAGTTGATGAATGAAATCGAAGCGGAAGTGGCCGGGCAAATCGTCGAAATCGCCGTCGCTAACGGTGAACCGGTAGAATTTGGTCAGACGTTAATGTGGGTTAATCCGGAGTAA
- a CDS encoding RNA-guided endonuclease InsQ/TnpB family protein, translating to MEKAYSFRFYPTPTQESLLRRTLGCVRLVYNKALHERTQAWYERQERVGYAQTSSMLTDWKKQEELNFLNEVSCVPLQQGLRHLQTAFTNFFAGRTKYPNFKKKHQGGSAEFTKSAFKFKDKQIYLAKCTEPLPIRWSRQIPEACEPSTVTVRLHPSGRWHISIRFDDPTIKPLPVTDKAIGIDLGISSLVITSNGDKVSNPKHFNKHYQRLRRASKSLSRKQKGSKNREKAKIKVARIHAQITDSRKDHLHKLTTQLVRENQTIVVENLAVKNLVKNPKLSQAISDVSWGEITRQLAYKCRWYGRNYIEIDRWFPSSKRCSNCGYIAEKMPLNIREWDCPDCGTHHDRDINASKNILAAGLAVSVCRATIRPEQSKSVKAGAKNPSGKKQKPKS from the coding sequence ATGGAAAAAGCCTATTCGTTTCGATTTTACCCCACACCAACACAAGAGTCGCTATTGCGGCGCACTTTGGGCTGTGTAAGATTAGTTTACAACAAAGCTCTCCACGAACGAACACAAGCTTGGTATGAAAGACAAGAAAGAGTAGGCTACGCTCAAACTTCTTCAATGTTGACCGATTGGAAAAAACAAGAAGAATTAAACTTTCTCAATGAAGTTAGCTGTGTACCTTTACAACAAGGGTTAAGACACCTACAAACAGCTTTCACTAATTTCTTTGCTGGTCGTACTAAGTATCCTAACTTTAAGAAAAAACATCAAGGAGGAAGTGCCGAATTTACCAAATCTGCTTTTAAGTTCAAAGACAAACAAATCTATTTAGCTAAATGCACAGAACCTTTACCTATTCGATGGTCAAGACAAATACCAGAAGCTTGTGAACCAAGCACAGTAACAGTCAGATTACATCCCTCAGGACGCTGGCATATTTCAATTAGATTTGATGACCCAACGATTAAGCCATTACCAGTAACAGATAAAGCCATTGGAATTGACTTAGGAATTAGTAGCCTCGTGATTACTAGCAATGGCGATAAAGTATCTAATCCTAAGCATTTTAACAAGCATTATCAGAGGTTGCGAAGAGCATCTAAAAGCCTTTCTAGAAAACAGAAAGGGTCAAAAAATCGGGAAAAGGCAAAAATCAAAGTAGCAAGGATTCACGCTCAAATCACCGATAGTAGAAAAGACCATTTACATAAGCTAACCACTCAATTAGTTCGTGAAAACCAAACGATTGTGGTTGAGAATTTAGCCGTCAAAAATCTGGTCAAAAACCCGAAATTATCTCAGGCAATATCTGACGTTAGTTGGGGAGAAATCACCCGACAATTAGCCTATAAATGCCGTTGGTATGGGAGAAATTACATCGAAATAGATAGATGGTTTCCTAGCTCTAAAAGATGTAGTAATTGCGGGTATATTGCTGAAAAAATGCCGTTAAATATTCGAGAATGGGACTGTCCAGACTGTGGGACTCACCATGACCGAGATATTAACGCGAGTAAAAATATTTTGGCCGCAGGGCTTGCGGTGTCAGTCTGTAGAGCGACCATAAGACCAGAACAGAGTAAATCTGTTAAGGCAGGTGCGAAAAATCCTTCGGGAAAGAAGCAGAAACCCAAATCGTGA
- a CDS encoding creatininase family protein — protein sequence MMHGFIPPHRYFPYLTWTDIDSMPDKENVVIIQPIGAIEQHGPHLPIAVDAAISLGVLGKAFEKLDRNIAAFALPCLYYGKSNEHWSFPGTITLSAATLLTLIQEIAESLYRSGFRKLVLMNSHGGQPQVMEIAARDIHQQYPDFLVFPFFTWRVPHNAAELFSEYELEYGIHAGDVETSIMLSLLPEQVKIERAVREYPQGLPENSLLTMEGKLPFAWLTKELTKSGVMGDATNASKEKGDRLLESVANGWVQAIADVYQFRQPKL from the coding sequence ATGATGCACGGTTTTATTCCCCCACATCGTTATTTTCCCTATCTTACTTGGACAGATATAGATTCAATGCCAGATAAGGAAAATGTGGTAATTATTCAACCCATCGGTGCGATCGAACAACACGGACCCCATCTACCTATTGCCGTCGATGCTGCCATTAGTTTAGGGGTTTTAGGCAAAGCTTTCGAGAAATTAGATAGAAACATCGCCGCTTTCGCTTTACCCTGTCTCTACTACGGAAAATCTAACGAACATTGGTCTTTTCCCGGCACGATTACCCTCTCGGCAGCAACCTTATTAACCCTCATTCAAGAGATAGCTGAAAGTCTCTATCGTTCGGGTTTTCGCAAGTTAGTATTAATGAACTCCCACGGCGGGCAGCCGCAAGTTATGGAAATTGCCGCTAGGGATATTCATCAACAATATCCCGATTTTTTAGTATTTCCTTTTTTCACTTGGCGAGTTCCCCACAATGCGGCTGAATTATTCTCGGAATATGAATTAGAATACGGTATTCATGCAGGAGATGTGGAAACTAGCATTATGTTATCATTACTGCCAGAACAGGTAAAAATTGAGCGGGCCGTCCGAGAATATCCTCAAGGTTTGCCAGAAAATAGTTTGTTAACTATGGAGGGAAAATTACCCTTTGCTTGGTTAACTAAGGAATTAACTAAAAGTGGAGTGATGGGAGATGCTACTAATGCAAGTAAAGAAAAAGGCGATCGATTATTAGAATCCGTTGCTAATGGTTGGGTACAGGCGATCGCTGATGTTTATCAATTCCGTCAACCGAAGTTATAG
- the efp gene encoding elongation factor P gives MISSNDFRSGTTIEIDGSVWRVVEFLHVKPGKGSAFVRTKLKNVQTGNVVERTFRAGETLPSATIEKRTMQHTYKEGDQFVFMDMETFEEATLTPAQMGDRAKYLKEGMEVNILFWNEQVLEVELPTSVILEITDTDPGVKGDTATGGTKPAIVETGAQVMVPLFISIGERIKVDTRDGSYLGRE, from the coding sequence ATGATTTCGAGTAACGACTTTCGGAGCGGTACGACCATCGAGATAGATGGCTCTGTCTGGCGGGTGGTGGAATTCCTGCACGTCAAACCGGGTAAGGGATCGGCCTTTGTGCGAACCAAGTTAAAAAATGTCCAGACCGGCAACGTGGTAGAACGGACGTTCCGGGCGGGGGAAACCTTGCCCTCAGCCACGATCGAAAAGCGTACCATGCAGCACACCTACAAAGAAGGCGATCAGTTTGTCTTCATGGACATGGAGACTTTTGAGGAAGCAACTCTAACCCCAGCACAAATGGGCGATCGAGCCAAGTATCTGAAAGAAGGAATGGAAGTCAATATTCTCTTTTGGAATGAGCAAGTGTTAGAGGTAGAATTGCCCACCTCGGTAATCTTGGAAATCACCGATACAGATCCGGGAGTCAAGGGAGATACGGCCACCGGTGGCACGAAACCGGCGATCGTAGAAACGGGAGCGCAGGTGATGGTTCCCCTGTTTATTTCCATCGGTGAAAGGATTAAAGTGGACACCAGGGATGGTTCCTATCTGGGACGGGAATAA
- a CDS encoding zinc-dependent alcohol dehydrogenase family protein encodes MTAVDVLQLQEVPTPKISQPHQVLLALKAAGVNPIDTKIRKRGTFYPEQMPAILGCDGAGIVEAVGAAVQDFRPGDEVYFCNGGLGKAGTGNYAEYALIEADYLAHKPKSLSFAEAAAVPLVLITAWEALYDRARLQSGQSVLIHGGAGGVGHVAIQLAKLRGAKVYTTVGNSDKERLVRQLGADYPILYKQTDFVAAILQETAGKGVDVAFDTVGGATFGQTCRVVRVYGDMVTILEPTGSWKEARDRNLRISLELMLTPALMGLPEAQKYQTEILKQGARLIDEKKLTIHLSQTFPLAAAISAHQLLETGAVTGKIALIID; translated from the coding sequence ATGACTGCCGTGGATGTCCTGCAGCTTCAGGAAGTCCCCACCCCGAAAATTAGTCAACCGCATCAGGTTTTATTAGCATTAAAAGCGGCTGGTGTCAACCCTATTGATACAAAAATTCGTAAACGCGGCACTTTTTACCCCGAGCAAATGCCGGCCATTTTGGGCTGTGACGGGGCGGGAATTGTCGAGGCAGTTGGGGCGGCGGTGCAGGATTTTCGCCCCGGGGATGAAGTGTATTTTTGTAACGGCGGACTGGGCAAGGCCGGCACGGGAAATTATGCCGAATATGCCCTGATCGAGGCGGATTATCTGGCCCATAAGCCGAAATCTCTTTCTTTTGCCGAGGCGGCCGCTGTACCTTTGGTTTTAATCACCGCTTGGGAAGCACTCTACGATCGCGCCCGTCTTCAGTCGGGACAAAGCGTCCTTATCCATGGCGGGGCCGGGGGTGTTGGTCATGTTGCGATTCAATTGGCGAAACTGAGGGGGGCTAAAGTTTATACAACGGTGGGAAATAGCGATAAAGAGCGTTTAGTGCGGCAATTAGGGGCAGATTACCCGATTTTATACAAACAAACCGATTTTGTTGCGGCGATACTTCAAGAAACCGCAGGGAAAGGGGTAGATGTCGCTTTTGATACGGTGGGAGGGGCAACTTTTGGGCAAACTTGCCGAGTGGTGCGAGTATATGGCGATATGGTGACGATTTTGGAACCTACGGGCAGCTGGAAGGAAGCACGCGATCGCAATTTGCGGATTAGTTTAGAATTAATGTTAACCCCGGCTTTGATGGGACTGCCAGAAGCGCAAAAATATCAAACAGAAATTCTCAAGCAAGGGGCGCGTTTAATTGACGAGAAAAAGTTAACTATTCATCTCTCCCAAACCTTCCCTTTAGCGGCAGCTATCAGCGCCCATCAATTGCTAGAAACTGGTGCGGTGACGGGGAAAATTGCCCTAATTATCGACTAG
- a CDS encoding Rpn family recombination-promoting nuclease/putative transposase, with protein sequence MFDNICKFIAENFSDDLATWLLGSPLSLTVLDPTELQLDPIRADSLIFLQSEQLILHTEFQTDPDSKIPFRMLDYRIRIYRRHPQKQMCQVVIYLRRSDSPLVQENTFRLGETFHSFQVIRLWEENTPQFFHHPGLLPFAVLSNTDDPEQVLSQVSRSLETISQKQVQSNLAAATSILAGLVLNRETIKKILRSDIMRESVIYQDILEEGREEGEEKGLQKGKEEKARQIALKMLSAGFSIPEIARFTDLSPDAIEQLQRQQHN encoded by the coding sequence ATGTTTGATAATATTTGTAAATTTATTGCCGAAAACTTCTCCGATGATCTAGCCACTTGGTTATTGGGTTCTCCCCTCTCCTTAACCGTCCTCGACCCGACAGAATTACAATTAGACCCCATTCGTGCCGATTCTTTGATTTTTTTGCAGTCAGAGCAACTAATTCTCCATACCGAATTTCAAACCGACCCCGACTCCAAGATTCCTTTCCGAATGCTCGATTATCGCATTCGCATCTATCGTCGTCATCCCCAAAAACAAATGTGTCAAGTGGTAATTTATCTGCGACGCAGCGATTCTCCCCTAGTACAAGAAAATACCTTCCGTCTGGGGGAAACCTTTCATTCTTTTCAAGTCATCCGTCTTTGGGAAGAAAATACACCGCAATTTTTCCATCATCCCGGTTTATTACCCTTTGCCGTCCTCAGCAATACCGATGACCCCGAACAGGTTTTGAGTCAGGTGTCCCGTTCTCTAGAAACTATTTCCCAAAAACAGGTGCAAAGCAATCTCGCTGCCGCTACCAGTATTCTCGCCGGGTTAGTATTAAATCGAGAGACGATTAAAAAAATCCTTCGGAGTGACATTATGAGAGAATCCGTCATCTATCAAGATATTTTAGAGGAAGGCAGAGAGGAAGGCGAGGAAAAGGGACTACAAAAAGGTAAAGAAGAAAAAGCTCGACAAATTGCCCTAAAAATGCTATCTGCTGGTTTTTCTATCCCAGAAATCGCCCGATTTACCGATTTATCCCCCGACGCGATCGAGCAATTACAAAGACAGCAGCACAATTAA
- a CDS encoding thioredoxin family protein translates to MIISSDGEEINTVSSVTVISDQKFDQEVFGVEKPVLVYFWASWCGPCRLVSPSIDWVANTYGERLKVVKLEIDPNPDSVAKCKVEGVPALRIFKDNEIIATHEGAIGKQQLQSFIDTYVS, encoded by the coding sequence ATGATAATCAGTAGCGATGGTGAGGAAATAAATACTGTGAGTAGCGTAACTGTCATTAGCGATCAGAAGTTTGACCAAGAGGTTTTTGGGGTCGAAAAACCCGTTTTAGTCTATTTTTGGGCGAGTTGGTGCGGTCCGTGCCGTCTGGTATCCCCCTCGATCGATTGGGTAGCCAACACCTACGGCGAACGGCTAAAAGTAGTTAAACTAGAAATAGACCCTAACCCCGACTCGGTGGCTAAATGTAAGGTGGAAGGTGTTCCTGCTTTACGCATCTTTAAAGATAACGAAATTATTGCCACTCATGAAGGGGCGATCGGCAAACAACAATTACAATCTTTTATCGATACCTATGTCAGCTAA